The Ovis aries strain OAR_USU_Benz2616 breed Rambouillet chromosome 11, ARS-UI_Ramb_v3.0, whole genome shotgun sequence genome window below encodes:
- the COIL gene encoding coilin isoform X7, producing the protein MAASETVRLRLQFDYPPPGAPHCTSFWLLIDLNGCRVVTDLISLIRQRFGFSSGALLGLYLEGALLPPAESARLVRDNDCLRVKLEERGIAESSVTVSNGDSTRLLPRKAKKRAFKLDEDEETELDYRNSKKLWKRPENNNSEKTLDLEPKAATDQSVSKKNKRKNKATCDAVEVDDGETEKKSPKKKEKREYKKHAKTPKSSKAQSVKEWALQKCSPKALPARNSLVKANRKGGMVVRTKDSRDSSSESESYHESTSDGLSNVILEVRHSSEKISTDVSKDGSSVKTTAANKVAPKTGFTSVPVKGKTSRTSSSSSDSSSESDDQCVMPKRTPECTAEFLKTVGLFVGRNCPGPSSQAPNASGWKQSDPNSGGRTQTVLCPPPNVTLPASLGRGWGRGEDLLSWKGARGRGMRGRGRGRGHAVPYVLNRNADYQKQQQLNEMVTNSSTIIQNPMETHRKDYSLLPLLAAAPQVGEKIAFKLLELTSNYSPDVSDYKP; encoded by the exons ATGGCAGCCTCCGAGACGGTTAGGCTACGGCTTCAATTCGATTACCCGCCGCCCGGCGCCCCGCACTGCACGTCTTTCTGGCTTCTCATCGACCTGAACGGATGCCGCGTCGTCACGGACCTCATCAGCCTGATCCGCCAGCGCTTCGGCTTCAGTTCCGGGGCCCTCCTGGGCCTCTACTTGGAGGGGGCGCTCCTGCCCCCCGCCGAGAGCGCGCGCCTGGTACGAGACAACGACTGCCTCAG AGTTAAATTAGAAGAGAGAGGAATTGCTGAGAGTTCTGTAACAGTTAGTAATGGGGATAGTACTCGTTTATTACCTAGAAAAGCAAAGAAGCGGGCATTTAAGTTGGAcgaagatgaagaaactgaactaGATTACAGAAATTCAAAGAAGCTTTGGAAGAGGCCTGAGAACAATAACAGTGAGAAGACCTTGGATTTAGAACCGAAAGCCGCCACAGACCAGAGTGTGAGtaaaaaaaacaagaggaaaaacaaagccACGTGTgatgcagtggaggttgatgatggagagactgaaaaaaaatcgCCAAAGAAGAAGGAGAAACGTGAATATAAAAAACATGCCAAGACTCCCAAGTCTTCTAAAGCACAGTCTGTGAAAGAGTGGGCCCTCCAGAAGTGCAGCCCTAAAGCTCTTCCTGCTAGAAACAGCCTTGTGAAAGCCAACAGGAAAGGTGGCATGGTCGTCCGTACAAAAGACAGTCGCGATTCCTCCTCGGAGTCTGAGTCTTACCACGAATCAACCAGTGATGGCCTCAGCAACGTCATCTTGGAGGTCAGACACTCCTCAGAGAAAATCTCGACGGACGTGTCAAAGGACGGATCCTCCGTGAAAACCACAGCTGCAAACAAAGTGGCTCCAAAAACTGGTTTTACCTCTGTCCCTGTCAAGGGCAAGACCTCCAGAACATCATCTTCCAGTTCAGACTCGAGTTCAGAGTCAGACGATCAATGCGTGATGCCAAAAAGGACCCCCGAGTGTACTGCGGAGTTCTTAAAGACTGTAGGCCTCTTTGTAGGAAGAAATTGTCCAGGGCCATCATCACAGGCTCCAAACGCCTCTGGATGGAAGCAGTCGGACCCAAACAGTGGCGGTCGGACCCAAACagtcctctgccctcctcccaatGTGACTCTCCCCGCCAGTTTGGGAAGAGGCTGGGGTAGAGGAGAGGACCTTCTTTCCTGGAAGGGAGCGAGGGGGCGGGGTATGCGGGGCAGAGGTCGAGGACGAGGGCATGCTGTTCCCTATGTTTTAAATAGAAACGCCGACTATCAGAAGCAACAGCAGTTGAATGAAATGGTAACAAACTCATCTACCATCATCCAG AACCCCATGGAGACACACAGGAAGGACTACAGTCTCCTACCACTGTTAGCAGCCGCCCCTCAAGTCGGAGAGAAGATCGCATTCAAG ctTTTGGAACTAACATCCAATTACTCTCCTGATGTCTCTGACTACAAG CCATGA